Within the Enterococcus hirae ATCC 9790 genome, the region TCGATCAAATAATGATATCCTTTTTCTTGCCGTAATTGTCGTAATGCGGTGATTTTATCTAATGTACTTTCGATAAATCGTTGACCAGCAAATCCTGGATCAACTGTCATGATCGTTACTTTATCAACTAATTCGATATAAGGAAAAATCGTTTCAATTGGTGTTTCAGGGTTTAAGACTACTCCAGCTTTTAAGCCAGCATCATGGATTTGATCAATCAAACGAAAAGCTAAACCGTCAAGTAATTCAGCATGCATACAAATCCACTCACATTTTTGTTGGATTAGTTGATTTACCCAAAAACTTTGATCGCTGACCATTAAATGAGCAGACATAGGTAATTGACTGATTTTACGTACTTCATCGATGAACCATGGCGATAATGTAATGTTCGGAACGTAATGG harbors:
- the alsE gene encoding D-allulose 6-phosphate 3-epimerase, with product MSKVAFSPSLMTMDLDKFKEQIEFLNEHVDSYHIDIMDGHYVPNITLSPWFIDEVRKISQLPMSAHLMVSDQSFWVNQLIQQKCEWICMHAELLDGLAFRLIDQIHDAGLKAGVVLNPETPIETIFPYIELVDKVTIMTVDPGFAGQRFIESTLDKITALRQLRQEKGYHYLIEMDGSSNRQSFKRIDQANPDIYIIGRSGLFGLDEDIKTSWEIMKKDFEEMTGKTVESNSINAYSL